From the genome of Candidatus Eisenbacteria bacterium, one region includes:
- a CDS encoding PorV/PorQ family protein, producing MRPARATHRSVGKLRRIFVRIAMVIAACLLLPLTAEGAQXXXQIFEKVGTLGGQSLKMGVGARANAMGDSYVAIADDASAVYWNPAGIARLSGQSITLNHTAWPADILFDQAGYVFNIKWIPGMIGVNVRALTMSRDIVRTTYLPEGTGDTFDAGEWTYGLTYARALTDKFSAGFNVNYVQTGLDDVKGKSVTFDFGTLYEIGVMGAKIGMAIQNVGSDMTFIDEKVKMPVFFRVGGSAQLFQQGESRLITCAEFTHPPDNSEKLNMGAEYGFHDYLFLRGGYKLNYDTEGLTAGFGVKFPLTVIKSSVARLDYAYQDLKFLSDAHHVSLNVSF from the coding sequence ATGAGACCGGCCCGAGCGACCCACCGGTCTGTGGGCAAACTGAGGAGGATTTTCGTGAGAATCGCGATGGTGATCGCCGCCTGCCTGCTGCTCCCATTGACGGCCGAGGGCGCGCAGNNNNNNNCGCAGATATTCGAGAAGGTCGGAACGCTGGGAGGGCAGTCGCTGAAGATGGGCGTAGGCGCCCGCGCGAATGCGATGGGGGACAGCTACGTCGCGATCGCCGACGACGCCTCCGCGGTCTACTGGAATCCCGCCGGGATCGCCCGGCTCTCGGGCCAGTCGATCACCTTGAATCACACGGCGTGGCCCGCGGACATCCTGTTCGATCAGGCCGGCTACGTGTTCAATATCAAGTGGATCCCAGGGATGATCGGCGTCAACGTTCGCGCGCTCACGATGAGCCGCGACATCGTCCGTACGACCTATTTGCCCGAGGGGACCGGTGATACGTTCGACGCGGGCGAATGGACCTACGGGCTCACGTATGCGAGGGCGCTCACCGACAAGTTCTCTGCGGGCTTCAACGTGAACTACGTCCAGACCGGCCTCGACGACGTCAAAGGCAAGTCCGTGACCTTCGACTTCGGGACGCTCTACGAAATCGGGGTCATGGGAGCGAAAATCGGAATGGCGATCCAGAACGTCGGAAGCGACATGACCTTCATCGACGAGAAGGTCAAGATGCCGGTCTTCTTCCGTGTCGGCGGCTCGGCGCAGCTGTTCCAGCAGGGCGAGAGCCGGCTGATCACGTGCGCCGAGTTCACGCACCCGCCGGACAACTCGGAAAAGCTGAACATGGGGGCGGAGTACGGCTTCCACGACTACCTCTTCCTGCGTGGGGGCTACAAATTAAATTACGACACCGAGGGACTCACCGCCGGATTCGGGGTGAAGTTCCCGCTGACCGTCATCAAGTCCTCCGTGGCGAGACTCGACTACGCGTACCAGGATTTGAAATTCCTTTCGGACGCGCATCACGTTTCGCTCAACGTGAGCTTCTGA
- a CDS encoding GWxTD domain-containing protein, with product MRRTRPGRLAASLARAGLIAAVGAVTLGAAHQQPAGDPATSVGDLRFHAAAVPFRHGTREARAEFSIRVPYQEIRFAPDGDRYSAKLRLTVQMWNSAGKRAGFLQREANLQSTDLAATTDSLLGEVYELGLAVPPGKYTYRVLVEDMSVGRQGFVYQMQKQKLQGEVNGRIDLGEWLFHDPALSGLEFAWEVGAGEEGSPFRKGPYDVKPQPSAYFGHFQDAVSVYYELYDAPPPAEGRAYTLAAGILNAAGDTVFTSVDSLRVTEGSAWPHAMGIDVSQFPAGHYTMGLSLQDGGGHELARSQGTFELLWSLDSWGADAADFYEVTAATLLPSDSSEVFRHLSMGEKERWIERIWRIADPTPDTGDNESREEFRRRVDYANAHYSIIERGMFSDRGRVYIRYGEPDDIKIERVPVAGKTLGYALGDQIPKSSKQEVTDTRSGVADSRAYEIWTYDMRGKELRPRFGMNEISGGIKFVFTDDQGYGEYTLKYSSTTGIH from the coding sequence GTGAGGCGCACTCGACCCGGCCGTCTAGCAGCCTCGCTGGCTCGCGCCGGGCTCATCGCGGCCGTCGGGGCGGTCACCCTGGGTGCCGCCCACCAGCAGCCCGCGGGAGACCCGGCCACCTCGGTCGGGGATCTCCGATTCCATGCCGCCGCCGTCCCGTTCCGCCACGGGACCCGCGAGGCGCGTGCCGAGTTCTCGATCCGGGTGCCCTACCAGGAGATTCGCTTTGCCCCCGACGGAGATCGCTACTCGGCGAAGCTCCGCCTGACCGTCCAGATGTGGAACTCCGCCGGAAAGCGCGCCGGCTTCCTCCAGCGGGAGGCGAATCTCCAGAGCACCGATCTCGCGGCGACGACCGACTCGCTCCTGGGGGAGGTCTACGAGCTCGGTCTGGCGGTCCCGCCGGGGAAGTACACCTACCGGGTCCTCGTCGAGGACATGAGCGTCGGCCGCCAGGGCTTCGTGTACCAGATGCAGAAGCAAAAGCTGCAGGGGGAAGTGAACGGGAGGATCGACCTCGGGGAGTGGCTCTTTCACGATCCCGCTCTGAGCGGTCTGGAGTTCGCCTGGGAAGTCGGCGCGGGGGAGGAGGGAAGCCCGTTCCGCAAGGGACCCTACGATGTAAAGCCTCAGCCCAGCGCGTACTTCGGTCACTTCCAGGACGCGGTTTCCGTTTACTACGAGCTCTACGACGCTCCTCCGCCGGCCGAGGGGAGGGCCTACACGCTCGCGGCCGGGATCCTGAACGCCGCGGGTGATACGGTCTTCACGAGCGTCGACTCCCTACGCGTCACCGAGGGCTCGGCGTGGCCGCACGCGATGGGGATCGACGTGTCCCAATTCCCGGCGGGCCACTACACGATGGGCCTCTCGCTCCAGGATGGAGGTGGCCACGAGCTGGCCCGGAGTCAGGGCACCTTCGAGCTGCTCTGGTCCCTCGATTCGTGGGGCGCGGACGCGGCCGACTTCTACGAAGTGACTGCGGCGACGCTTCTGCCCTCGGATTCGTCTGAGGTCTTCCGCCATCTTTCGATGGGAGAGAAGGAGCGGTGGATCGAGCGGATCTGGAGGATCGCGGATCCCACGCCGGATACCGGCGACAACGAGAGTCGCGAGGAGTTCCGCCGCCGCGTCGATTACGCGAACGCGCACTACTCGATCATCGAACGGGGCATGTTCAGCGACCGCGGCCGCGTCTACATCCGGTACGGCGAGCCGGACGACATCAAGATCGAGAGGGTGCCGGTCGCGGGGAAAACACTCGGCTATGCGCTCGGAGACCAGATCCCCAAATCCTCCAAGCAGGAGGTGACGGACACGCGATCCGGCGTCGCCGATTCCCGGGCCTACGAGATCTGGACGTACGACATGCGGGGCAAGGAGCTCCGCCCGCGCTTCGGAATGAACGAGATCTCCGGCGGGATCAAGTTCGTCTTCACGGACGATCAGGGGTACGGCGAGTACACGCTCAAGTACTCCTCCACGACCGGGATCCACTGA